Proteins encoded together in one Benincasa hispida cultivar B227 chromosome 1, ASM972705v1, whole genome shotgun sequence window:
- the LOC120073557 gene encoding transcription factor MYB53-like encodes MGRSPSSCDEIALKRGPWTLEEDEKLVSFITKYGYGRWRALPQLAGLNRCGKSCRLRWTNYLRPDIKRGKFSQEEQQTILNLHSIHGNKWSVIASHLPGRTDNEIKNLWNTHLRKKPIQMGFDPMTPMPTIYKNTLYSHLHPLLNLQNLLHFDLPLLEHQLEALQMATLQEYLHHVLQLPISPFTPTFRPLQHNRNMSFPFAHLPDLEVYGVSDDPTSTVVHRRPDMAAVSGGQSGASMWASSSSSNALPPLPPVEAPSADVLIFDDYSFFSEMDP; translated from the exons ATGGGAAGATCTCCTTCTTCTTGTGATGAAATTGCCCTCAAAAGAGGTCCTTGGACTcttgaagaagatgagaaaCTTGTTTCTTTTATTACAAAATATGGCTATGGCAGATGGCGTGCCCTCCCTCAACTCGCCG GACTTAATAGATGTGGGAAAAGTTGTAGATTAAGATGGACAAACTACCTTAGACCAGATATTAAGAGAGGAAAATTTTCTCAAGAGGAACAACAAACCATTCTCAATCTCCATTCAATCCATGGAAACAA ATGGTCTGTCATTGCAAGTCACCTACCAGGACGGACAGATAATGAGATAAAAAATTTGTGGAATACTCATCTAAGAAAAAAGCCCATTCAAATGGGTTTTGATCCCATGACTCCCATGCCCACAATTTACAAGAATACCCTCTACTCTCATCTTCATCCTCTCTTAAATCTCCAAAACCTTCTTCATTTTGACCTTCCTCTATTGGAACACCAACTAGAAGCTCTTCAAATGGCCACTTTACAAG AATATTTACACCATGTTCTCCAACTTCCAATTTCTCCGTTCACACCCACTTTCCGACCGCTTCAACATAATCGGAATATGTCCTTTCCTTTTGCCCATCTGCCGGACTTGGAGGTCTACGGAGTCTCTGATGATCCAACGTCGACGGTAGTTCACCGGCGACCAGATATGGCGGCGGTTTCAGGCGGCCAAAGCGGAGCTTCCATGTGggcttcttcttcatcttcaaatgCTCTGCCGCCGCTTCCGCCAGTGGAAGCTCCGTCCGCCGACGTCCTGATCTTCGACGATTATTCTTTCTTTAGTGAGATGGATCCCTAG